In the Maniola hyperantus chromosome 13, iAphHyp1.2, whole genome shotgun sequence genome, TTCAATAGATAGAATTTGAATGGTGACACAAAAATCTTGAAGACAGTACATTTGTTCATACTTGAATGGGCATTGTcttttgtcgtaagttaatcatgtaagcttcTTACGTGAGTAGAACTTACAGGTGTACCCGCGGACTTTTTTATACCTTTGTAGAGCGGGCACACACAAGTGTTTCCTGGTCATCTCGGGCCCGATGCGCACGGCTACCACGTGCAACGCGTCTAGCAGCTTACGAGCGAGCGCACACCGCGCGGGCGCGCCGCTCGGGTACGCGCACCGAGTTGTGGACGCCAAGCGAAGCGCCGGTTGTaggattgtttttaaaaatgtatccttaaaaaataaaatatgattaagggtgagatctatagagcgcactctgactttgcttagacttaagacagagttaaaacgagacagagctatatctctcacataaatctgtctcgttttaactcaatcttaagtctgagcaaagtcaaagtgcgctcaaAAATCTCAGCCTTAGTGTACTGCatctgaaagaacacgtgaacaaaatgTCTGTATAATCCAGAAAGTATAAGATGTGTCAATTCTTAATTCGAGAATATAATAACCAAAATACACACGTTCATTTAATTAATCCTTTTTAAAAGAATCGGCCACAAAAAGTACCTAGTAATAATGTAGAGGCGATATACGACCTTCATGGAATGTGTCACGTGTGGTTGGCCGCAAAGAGAATATAACATTTAcgtggctggctggctggctggacataatattagaataggctacttgactcatatctaatttcgtccaataaatgattatttattatagtattttgcttaagacaacgaaatatatcaataacaattattaaaaacgcaggatggatatataaatccaatttaaaaaaatacagtttttatttttatttgaaactcaggaaacgctgtcagccatgatgtgacgtcattaaatatgtaaacaaacaaatgtcatccctattgactaacgtagtatccatatatataaaatttcaagtcctcctgactaacttatatatcaacgcacagcctaaacatctaaacagctggtcctagatacatgaaatttggtgggtgtgttctttgtaggtaaagagaaggtatccactaggaaaggattttttgaaattccacctctgagtgggttaaatgggggtttgaaatttatgaagtccacgcgggcgaagtcacgagcataagctagtttttatatatttctaaaaactcatagtaaacgtaaaaaattatcgttttctctttataaattgaataagttattaagtaagacttacaacaaagtgatctttgcaaaaataaatttgggttgcagtcgttagtgatataggatccctttaagcaagtcttcgcgtattacgtatatttatttcactgggcactctaatccacaactttcctgtggtctttatcgatgcgtttttacattctcggatgatacaataacgataattactatatttttcatgtaaactagtatagaagtcatgtttattaaactttggtaggttatgctgttgtttacaaatgcatgacgtcagagcacagataatctatcggccaaacatggccgacagtgttttcacctgtctaagaaaaatatatttttaaatgaaagttttacggtttttagggggcaaaaaaatatagtgttaatttttttgatctaataggacaaatattaaccatttaagacctacttaaaaaaagtgtcaactagcctatttggAACCAATTCAAAAGTCCGCTAGTTCTTTGGAAGGCGAGAATAATTCATTCCCTGCTGAGGTCTAGATGACCTCAGTAGACGacagaaaaagaaagaaaagacatttatttaccaaactgtgccacacatcacatcttaaaactaagagctggttagtccggcgcttcttccacctgagcataagcccaacgcgcttcaagcaaaagaagcgctgGAACAAACTGTGTGGACAGATTTCCAGTTTCATTATGTAATTAGAATCTCAATAAGACCTGGCAGTTTTGTGCAATGTTTTTAATTCGAGTCACCCACGGTCACAATAAAAATGACCTACCTGCAATTGCTCCATAACTTTGGCATCCGACATAAAGGGCAGAAGGTATTTGATGAGCTGCAAGCACGCCACCACCCCGCCCTCTAGCGGCGCGGACAGGCGACGTCGACACGACGCTATTAGCTCACCCATGTGAGGGAGGTATTGGAATATTATTAGCTGCTCGCCGTACATCGCTGGAAACGAGGCTTTAGTTTACAAAGTCAGTTGGTCATACACTAGAAATGAAACTTTAGATAACGAAGTCAGCTAAATAGACAAGATCCATGTAGTATCACGAAATGAGTGTTTTTGAGTTAACACGCTTTTGACACTGGTTGCGTTCACGCATACGAGTTATTTTGTGTGAAAAATCATCTTGGGGTTGGGAGGACTTGAGGTTAACTGTCAATTTAGAGCTTTGCAAAATATTCAAAGTCCAAGAAAAAAATGGCAAATTTTGTTTACCATAAATGCAGACACCACagaaattaaaaccattaaaacTGTCTTCAGCAATTGTTGGTTTTGAAATTTGCCAAATCCTAAACAGTTTAAAGAAAATTGTAAacttttaagaaaattaaaattaccttATTTATATCAGAGATACACAAGGCGCAGatcaaataaacaaattcaAAGATAAGGAAACACATAGTACAAAgttaaaattacttacctacaataGAAGTGAGGCACTTGATAACCTTCATCGCGTTTTTGTCGCCCACAACTTTACTGTTAACTATAGATATCTCGTCGAATTCGTCCTTTTCATCTCCCTCCCATGACGCTAAATTTTCTTTCCCGATATAACACAGAGTTAGCATCTTCAGCAAATTCCTTGTGATGTATCTACACGTCAGCACTGGACCCAATCTATGAGCCAACCAAATCAGGCTCTCAGAACTCATATCTGATATTTTATATCCACTTTTATCGTTACACGGTTGGTCAAGATCTTCTTCCTTTATTTGGAACTCCACTGTTTTGTTTTCAGCATTTCTACCTAGATCTAAACTTTTAATTTGTCGTATAGGTTCTCCATTCTTTGATTCAACAATATTGCCTTCGGAGTTTGACACTTCATGAGCGAAATGAAAGTAGCTGGTAAACATAGGTTTTGGTATATCAATAGTTGGAGACATCGCTTTATTAGAATCAGGTACCTCTTGATTTTCGTCTTTAATGATAACTACACTAGTTTCTTTCGAATTTGGTGACGAAAAGTTTGTAAAAAATCTTGAGTTACCTGGAGAGATATAATCCGCTGCTGGGGAAGGAGTTTGTAGAGTGTTAGACTCTTTGATCATAGTGTTTGAATCTACTGATCCTGATGGTGATTTGCTTCGGCTACTACAACTAGGATTTCTATCCTTATCGTTTTCAAAATGAAATAACTCATTTTCGCTTCTGTTATCCTGGTCCttatcttttattatttcatttacTTCTGACATACTTTTATCAATGTTTGGGGTTATGACATGTTCAGAACCGTAAGACGTATCCGGTGAGAAGATATCAGATGTTGACGTTAAGGCATTTTTAAGATTATCGTCAGAATATCTCGGTTTCTTGTTTAATATTGCACGGTTGTGGCACAAGTGACCAGGAGATCCACTTTCTGATGTCGCATCTTTGTAACCACCAACAGCTTCTACCAAATGTTGGGTGAAATTGTCTAAGAAACATTGAAGACCCAACCTAACCATCAGTTGAAGAAGGAATATGTGATGGTAGAGTTTCACATACTTCTGTTTGTTAGCTAACCCTGCGTTCGTGATAGCATCGACATCGGTCAGTTTATGCTCTGATTTGTCATAAACATAATCGTCATCTTCGTAGAGATTTAATATGTGCCTCAAAAGTTTATTATTTGTCTCAGCAGGGCCCAGCACTTTACTGATTGTATCAAACAAATGCCAAGCGGCCAGGACTGACGTATCTTTGTTTTCCAGTAGTTTTATATAATGTTGCAAGAATATATCAAGGATATTAAATTGGTTATCGTTGGTGATTTGATTTAATAGTACTCCCAAATGGGTGATACACGCTTGTATCTTTCCTTCGGcaattttttgtgtgaaataCAGCTTGGTTTTGTCGACGTTTTCGTATTTCTCGCATTGAGTTCCGTCACATTCGTATGTGTACAAAATGTGTAACTCATTTCCAGTAAGATCGTATTCGTGTAAGGTGCTTAAAAGGTTGTATAAAAGGTTAAAACTTTGAGGGAAAGGTATTAAATGCTGCATTATTAAAGGTTGCAGTAACTGGTATGGAgtgggcggcggtaatcccTTTTCGGTAACAACTATTCTTTTTCTGAAATCTTCTGCACTGAGAGCCAGTTCATTGTTAGAACTCAATATGGGCGGTTTAACGTTTAAAAGAAGGCACGCGATATAGCTCGCACATTTTGGCATGGAATTAATGTTATACTTCAGTATCGTGCGACAGCTATTGTATCTTTCTACAAAATTTTCGTTAGCTAATCTTAATGGACGCATGTAGGTGTGAAGGAATATTTCGACGATAAGGCACCCAATAACCAACATATCCTGTCGTCTACTTTCAGTGACGAACTGTTTATAAATGGCTGCATCTGTCGTGTATCTAGGATTGAACATTCTGTTCTTGCGCTCCTTTAACACGGTTTCCAAATTATTGTCCTGgctgatttttttcaaataccCCTGATCGTAGGACGCCAAGAACATGTGATTAGTGAAAGCGGTCTCTTCAACTGCATCTTTAGATCGGGTAGTTTCATTTTCCTTTGATTCTTGTTGGACGGGACAGAGATttaaagtaatattatctttatgtttGGCGTTATCTTCGGCGCTGCTGAAGAAGCATTTCGTTCGGAAATTGTCCAAAGTCTCCAAAGCTTGTATTGTGGCTGCAGGGTTGTATTCTTTGGGTAGATATATCACTCCTTTGCCGAGTTCTGACCGTTGTACTCTGTAATGCCTTGAGTGGGACGATGCCCTACTTTCGATGCTGGAAACATCTTCCTCTTGGCTTTTACAAAGAGATCGAGCTCTGGTACTGCTTTTGTGTCGACGCGTTCTTTGGGACGGGACGTGTAATCTAGATATATGTTGGGGAAGGCTGCTGGACTCTTCTTCTTCGTCAGATATGTCATCTGAGCTTTCGCGGACGTACctttctgaaaattcaaaaatatcacAACTGCTTTTATTGGCCATAGTTAATGTTAAGCTGCAGATTCAGGTAATATcagaaataaaatatgattcatATCATTTTTCCAAAGACCTGAAGGTGGAAAAACCGATTGACGTTGGGgtaccaaggtgctagaatggcgactaggcaccggaaagcgcagcgttgacaGACTcttcactaggtggacaaacgacatcaaacgagtcgcagggagtcgctggattcaggcgatgTAGGATCGCGGTGTTTGAAAGTCCCTACACGAGACATGTctagcagtgaacgtctatcggttgacgttGATGACGATGAAAAGGTTTTTAGGATATTAATAgaacaaataaaaatgtttactgGCATCTCTAGGGGCGGTCCACCGTAGTCTGggaggcgcgggcggcggcaaCCGCATGCGTCTCGGCGGGTGCGGTGCGGTCAGCAACTGTACGGTCGCTCCCCGTCTAGTATGATTGTGCCCGTCTACCAGAGATAGGCAGACGTTCTTTGCCTTCACTGCCGCTGAACCAGAGAGCCTACGAAATAAAgactaaataaaatagttaataattttatCTTACCTCGTTTTAATAGAATGTTAAACAGCACTAAAACCACTACTAGCAGGTCAGGGGCACTTTACTTTTTAGGTATTAAAGCTACAAGACAACTTCTAAGTAAATATAGCGGTAGGTTATAAAGCGCTGTGCGACCTGAATTGCCCTTTATTGTGTCGTAgcaagagttgctatttatttaaatgattttgCGGAGTGAACCtttgtagaggtgcaacctctaccatCATCATCTGTTCCTGTACTATTCTGAGCTACTACCCCAGAACTGCCGATAGATAGCGCTAATTGATATAGGTAAATGTATattgtaaaattgtttttttgtcGCTCGTTGTATTTTAACATTGTACTAtaagatttatatttatgaactcggATTTTTCTCCACTTTCATTTGATATCTCGACAGGATAGAAAAGAAATATCAGAGACCCctacttttttggatgtaacatctgTCATACTGACTTCGTTCATACGAAccgagcaagtgggagaaaacTTACTTGTAACCAAATGTGATATCAATCCAATGGTGAAGATTTTCTGACACATAAGTGCTTTCTAGAGCCTCTCTGTGCTTCGTTATGAAGTCTTCCACGCAAGTCGCCCAGGACGGAATACCTAAATCctgaaatacaatattttttaaatggtgAGTTTGAACAAGTATACAATGAACCATAAACTTAATCtactataatccgctgaaacaggtcgaatctgtatgg is a window encoding:
- the Wdr81 gene encoding WD repeat-containing protein 81, which codes for MDKISKELNINSKNIFVTSSPTVFAVVVHNTWLRKWLKNVEIDNCVNNLDFTLQPGESVPYPWKKIFIRVLDKKTSKVLPLPRYKLNETNAETPLTFSQLLQYVSQSNQRNLWKESYKKYCQNDSNKESTIVNLLEHDQLLTEVLIRLYGCNIIRIRSDGKFTEYKDVTGKQVSKSYDTHANLLAAMYVLESDNNYFVVYRGHYENNLLDCLNFSPHLIDKTYARGLLIVYQLLNVAKALCDRGLSLGTLTLRDIYLSEDLWLQIIPPIVNNIHCLDPSLICEQNRSKQSTNQNQPIHNQNTPRTGEEWCWRSDAVQLEKLCMLWVKGRISNLDYLLHLNVLAGRSTHDPQSHFMVPWVTDFSSRCGRNWRDLTKSKYRLNKGDRQLDMTYDVMSTNGQIPHHVTDALSDITCYVYLARRTPKDTLCKYVRNKWVPAEYPASIQRMQEWTPDECVPEFYTDPTVFKSIHEDLPDLGIPSWATCVEDFITKHREALESTYVSENLHHWIDITFGYKLSGSAAVKAKNVCLSLVDGHNHTRRGATVQLLTAPHPPRRMRLPPPAPPRLRWTAPRDAKRYVRESSDDISDEEEESSSLPQHISRLHVPSQRTRRHKSSTRARSLCKSQEEDVSSIESRASSHSRHYRVQRSELGKGVIYLPKEYNPAATIQALETLDNFRTKCFFSSAEDNAKHKDNITLNLCPVQQESKENETTRSKDAVEETAFTNHMFLASYDQGYLKKISQDNNLETVLKERKNRMFNPRYTTDAAIYKQFVTESRRQDMLVIGCLIVEIFLHTYMRPLRLANENFVERYNSCRTILKYNINSMPKCASYIACLLLNVKPPILSSNNELALSAEDFRKRIVVTEKGLPPPTPYQLLQPLIMQHLIPFPQSFNLLYNLLSTLHEYDLTGNELHILYTYECDGTQCEKYENVDKTKLYFTQKIAEGKIQACITHLGVLLNQITNDNQFNILDIFLQHYIKLLENKDTSVLAAWHLFDTISKVLGPAETNNKLLRHILNLYEDDDYVYDKSEHKLTDVDAITNAGLANKQKYVKLYHHIFLLQLMVRLGLQCFLDNFTQHLVEAVGGYKDATSESGSPGHLCHNRAILNKKPRYSDDNLKNALTSTSDIFSPDTSYGSEHVITPNIDKSMSEVNEIIKDKDQDNRSENELFHFENDKDRNPSCSSRSKSPSGSVDSNTMIKESNTLQTPSPAADYISPGNSRFFTNFSSPNSKETSVVIIKDENQEVPDSNKAMSPTIDIPKPMFTSYFHFAHEVSNSEGNIVESKNGEPIRQIKSLDLGRNAENKTVEFQIKEEDLDQPCNDKSGYKISDMSSESLIWLAHRLGPVLTCRYITRNLLKMLTLCYIGKENLASWEGDEKDEFDEISIVNSKVVGDKNAMKVIKCLTSIVAMYGEQLIIFQYLPHMGELIASCRRRLSAPLEGGVVACLQLIKYLLPFMSDAKVMEQLQDTFLKTILQPALRLASTTRCAYPSGAPARCALARKLLDALHVVAVRIGPEMTRKHLCVPALQRFFLAFDKATGKTDNWPKQDENNVDKSSEQDSADSKLEGFLEICRDGSTAEWAIKDGRVVRSDLPELACTPPSFNDRCDVTTLTVQEELLMVFDEELAYRSYTTFAKFIGTDTLERCLKNSETIRSLCSKYRQTHMISSPLHITRQDKRFQSSLSDEPLSRRTIDIIPSKPDPAADHLSNSNSFGSNVTLVGNRIDVSSDACSGSGGQVDGFDVVAYKMDAGIKSDRHLRGDWLIYWEHEIGRADKHTRFNLKQIKLQTFAGHTHCVKSIHCLDNENSFMSGSKDKTVKLWSLRNQGDGNATTQCNWTYTGHKKGVLSLTFLESLRLAVSTDSVVHIWDPFMESVVSQLDNMKSPVSIVRTLPGPSCVIVAATTDATLRIIDARAPNSSHELKVVSGGTSFIRCMCVSPGGAWVCVGLSSGLLAALDTRSGAPKAVWKAHDGEVLRLAAVDDHRVLSSGLDQVTALWSVDDGELIAHLKGSTEPVHCLSVYYNELISGTTNNRIGVHTSLDQEASFSSTKLRSDTFKGVLTCMSVLPLNRLLLLGSDNGTISLLC